From Chloroflexota bacterium, one genomic window encodes:
- a CDS encoding response regulator, producing MKRFAWLRRKELRPLIALLSVALVSIALLQWNYYQMRSMIQSQITAFNGMTQARLNMKRGYLIVEQVLNGNQTLLPQDAIAYLDRAILAVDDWQQGKNPVVVFDQLLPPTPPTQQALTEYRQHLVSFRALLLQHLNRPQDQAQTTIDRRIAFSELESEAEQLENRLYLDLELSIKRQAERYSLMLVGWLIFLVIIAGVVYRLLGLQRLAVAQLAASEKQFRAQYHGIPIPTYTWRCVDDDFILEGFNDAAMIITQGAITKFVNQSARIVYRSEPEILRHFERCQREKTTIHQETRYEFKFVNQVKDLYVSYVFIEPDLIMVHTEDRTDRNQLQMQLIRAQKMESIGRLAGGVAHDFNNLLTAISGYTTLAIDSAQQGFSVVEELTEIQHATDRAAMLTSQLLTFARKQQLQPKIVNINDLIMSMEKLIKRVLPESIQWRTVLNTEIDLILVDIGQIEQVLLNLVVNARDAMPQGGNLLVETNNVAVDANYARTHVDVPIGNYVLFAVSDTGIGMTQEVQSRAFEPFFTTKSDHEGTGLGLATCYGIIKQHGGHIGLYSEINHGTTIKIYLPRSEQAQLDDTPSLIQNLPRGTETILVSEDEPQVRAVLVRMLQGLGYSVLEAPHGSEALALLQTQATGTIQLLITDMVMPQMGGFELSQRVAELDPQLKILFISGYSEHSLAQHQQLAQQPLLLSKPFSLATLAQTVRKVLDD from the coding sequence ATGAAGCGTTTTGCTTGGTTGCGGCGCAAAGAATTACGCCCATTAATCGCTTTATTGAGCGTGGCTTTAGTTTCGATTGCCCTGTTGCAATGGAATTATTACCAAATGCGCTCGATGATTCAATCGCAAATCACGGCGTTTAATGGGATGACTCAAGCCCGTTTGAATATGAAACGTGGCTATTTGATTGTCGAACAAGTCTTGAATGGTAACCAAACTCTCCTGCCCCAAGATGCAATTGCCTATCTTGATCGGGCAATTTTGGCGGTTGATGATTGGCAACAAGGTAAAAATCCCGTTGTAGTCTTTGATCAATTGTTGCCGCCAACTCCACCAACGCAGCAAGCGCTCACTGAATATCGCCAGCATTTGGTCAGCTTTCGAGCTTTGTTATTGCAACATCTCAATCGCCCGCAAGATCAAGCCCAAACCACGATTGATCGTCGAATCGCCTTCTCGGAGTTGGAATCTGAGGCTGAGCAGTTGGAAAATCGTTTGTACCTTGATTTGGAATTATCGATCAAACGACAGGCCGAGCGCTATTCGTTGATGTTAGTTGGTTGGCTGATTTTCTTGGTGATTATTGCTGGAGTTGTTTATCGTTTGTTGGGTTTGCAGCGCTTGGCGGTGGCTCAATTGGCCGCCAGCGAAAAACAATTTCGAGCGCAATATCATGGTATTCCGATTCCAACCTATACGTGGCGTTGCGTTGACGACGATTTTATTCTCGAAGGTTTTAATGATGCAGCGATGATTATTACCCAAGGAGCAATTACCAAATTCGTTAATCAATCAGCTAGAATTGTTTATCGCAGCGAGCCAGAGATTTTACGCCATTTTGAGCGTTGTCAACGCGAGAAAACGACAATTCATCAAGAAACTCGCTATGAATTTAAATTTGTCAATCAAGTTAAAGATTTATATGTAAGCTATGTGTTTATCGAGCCAGATTTGATTATGGTGCATACCGAAGATCGAACTGATCGCAATCAGTTGCAAATGCAATTAATTCGGGCGCAGAAAATGGAAAGTATCGGGCGTTTGGCTGGCGGCGTAGCTCACGATTTCAATAATTTGTTAACTGCAATTAGCGGATATACGACCTTGGCGATTGATAGTGCCCAGCAAGGCTTTTCGGTGGTCGAAGAATTAACTGAAATTCAACATGCCACTGATCGGGCAGCGATGCTCACCAGTCAATTATTAACTTTTGCACGTAAGCAGCAACTCCAACCAAAAATTGTCAATATCAATGATTTAATTATGTCGATGGAGAAATTGATTAAACGAGTTTTACCAGAATCAATTCAATGGCGAACTGTACTTAATACTGAAATTGATTTAATTTTGGTTGATATCGGCCAGATTGAGCAAGTATTATTGAATTTAGTGGTCAATGCGCGTGATGCTATGCCTCAGGGTGGGAATTTGCTGGTTGAAACAAACAATGTTGCAGTTGATGCTAATTATGCGCGAACCCATGTTGATGTGCCAATTGGCAATTATGTTTTATTTGCGGTGAGCGATACTGGCATCGGCATGACCCAAGAAGTCCAAAGTCGAGCGTTTGAGCCATTTTTTACTACCAAAAGCGATCACGAAGGCACTGGTTTGGGCTTAGCTACCTGTTATGGCATTATCAAGCAACATGGCGGCCATATTGGCTTGTATAGCGAAATTAATCATGGCACGACGATTAAAATTTATTTGCCACGTTCAGAGCAAGCTCAACTCGATGATACTCCAAGCCTCATCCAAAACTTACCTCGTGGCACGGAAACGATTTTGGTGAGCGAGGATGAGCCGCAGGTACGGGCAGTATTGGTGCGTATGCTCCAAGGCTTGGGCTATAGCGTGCTCGAAGCGCCGCATGGCTCCGAGGCCTTGGCCTTGCTACAAACTCAAGCGACTGGCACAATTCAGCTCTTAATTACTGATATGGTTATGCCGCAAATGGGTGGTTTTGAGCTGAGCCAACGGGTTGCTGAGCTTGATCCTCAGCTCAAAATTTTGTTTATTTCGGGCTACTCCGAGCATAGTTTGGCGCAACATCAGCAATTAGCCCAACAGCCTTTGTTGCTCAGCAAGCCGTTTTCATTGGCTACTTTGGCGCAAACAGTCCGCAAGGTGCTGGATGATTAG
- the ehuB gene encoding ectoine/hydroxyectoine ABC transporter substrate-binding protein EhuB → MRRVWWGVAGLALIGMLTVLIWWLAKPLETTLERAQRTGMIRIGYAPEAPFSYRDATGTVVGEEAVVIAWVMQRLGVSQLEWVQTEWADLIPGLQAGRFDLIASGMFITCERAELLAFSQPTFALSPAMLVAKTNPLGIQSFADFQRPDRRLAVMRGAREAEIAQALGIASEQLLFVPDVQTGLAAVLAGRADALALTDISIDLLVLQAPDQVERAMPFVPPIIDGNLSIGYGAFAMRHEDAHLRTAIDQQLIGFIGSDEHYGLIAPFGFSREQLPNRSTASLLQGCENGS, encoded by the coding sequence CGTCGTGTTTGGTGGGGTGTGGCTGGTTTAGCCCTCATCGGAATGCTCACAGTTTTGATTTGGTGGCTAGCAAAACCGCTTGAAACAACCTTAGAACGTGCCCAACGCACTGGTATGATCCGAATTGGCTATGCCCCCGAAGCGCCCTTCTCGTATCGAGATGCTACTGGCACTGTCGTTGGCGAAGAGGCAGTGGTGATTGCTTGGGTGATGCAGCGCCTAGGAGTTTCTCAGCTTGAATGGGTGCAAACCGAATGGGCCGATTTAATTCCTGGCTTACAGGCTGGGCGTTTTGATCTGATCGCCAGCGGGATGTTTATTACCTGTGAGCGAGCTGAACTCCTTGCGTTTAGCCAACCAACCTTTGCCCTCAGCCCAGCTATGCTCGTCGCGAAAACCAATCCATTGGGCATTCAGAGTTTTGCCGATTTTCAGCGGCCTGATCGGCGTTTGGCGGTGATGCGTGGTGCGCGTGAGGCCGAAATCGCCCAAGCACTGGGGATTGCTTCAGAGCAATTATTATTTGTGCCCGATGTGCAAACTGGCTTGGCAGCCGTGCTGGCAGGCCGCGCCGATGCCTTAGCCTTGACCGATATCAGCATTGATTTGTTGGTATTACAAGCGCCAGATCAGGTTGAACGAGCCATGCCGTTTGTGCCACCAATTATTGATGGAAATTTAAGTATTGGCTATGGCGCTTTTGCGATGCGCCATGAGGATGCACATTTGCGCACAGCAATTGATCAACAGTTGATTGGATTTATTGGCAGTGACGAACATTATGGCTTAATTGCGCCCTTTGGTTTCTCGCGCGAGCAATTGCCCAATCGTTCGACCGCCAGTCTGCTCCAAGGTTGTGAGAATGGCTCATGA